The region TTGGTATTGGAATGAATACAGACCACACCCTGGAAGAAGTTGGCCAGCAGTTTTCTGTAACCCGGGAACGCATTCGACAAATCGAAGCCAAAGCTTTGCGTAAGCTCAAGCACCCCAGTCGTTCACGGAAGCTCCGCAGCTTTATTGACGGGACGACTGTTAATTAGTTCTGCCTTACCTCTCCTGCTGACTTCCTAGGGCTTCGACCCTAGGGAATCATTCGGTGATGGAATTTAAGATCTCTTCGCGATAGAGGGGGCCAAAAATCTAGGTTTTATCATAAATTCTGGCATAGCGGTTCCCCAACCGCGTCACCAACTCATAGATACCTGAATTGCTGTCTGCGGCTTGCTTATAGAAAGTCCTTCGGTCCCGGATTAAGTCCACCCAGGTTTCCGTGGAAATCAATTCCGACGGAATGTGTGACACATCAATCACTGTCAAATCCATCGAAACCCGCCCTAAAATGGGGGCCTCATGATCGCCCACATACACAACCCCTTGATTGCTGCACGCACGGGGCAACCCATCCGCGAATCCGACCCCAATAGTGGCTATATTTTTAGATTCTGGCGCCACGTAAGTAGCCCCATACCCAATGGAGTCGCCTTTTTGCAGGATTCTGGTTTGTAAAATACGCGCCTGAGTTTTAAAGGTAAATTTCAGATTTTCTGTCACCTTACCAGGAAATGGTTGAATGCTGCCGTACAGAGCCTTACCAATACGCAACATATGAAAGAAATAATCATCGGGTAGATTTAGGGATTCAGATGCCGCAAGCGAATACTGAGCCCCAGGAAAATGTTGAATAATAGATTTGAAACGAGCCAACTGTCGAGCATTATGAGGGTCATCCGGATGTTCAGCACAGGCCATATGGGACATAACATAGTCAACC is a window of Alphaproteobacteria bacterium DNA encoding:
- the alr gene encoding alanine racemase, whose amino-acid sequence is MIFNNNLKLHVSLKTICENYEKIKSFTKRDVAVVLKANAYGLGMGALAGPLVEAGAGTIFVATVCEGVALRQLVGTGVTIFVLNAFHRNDLLYFDQAQLRPVICSVEQLKLWRAHSDAPIILHFDTGMNRLGLNEDEVGEVLENLKGARVDYVMSHMACAEHPDDPHNARQLARFKSIIQHFPGAQYSLAASESLNLPDDYFFHMLRIGKALYGSIQPFPGKVTENLKFTFKTQARILQTRILQKGDSIGYGATYVAPESKNIATIGVGFADGLPRACSNQGVVYVGDHEAPILGRVSMDLTVIDVSHIPSELISTETWVDLIRDRRTFYKQAADSNSGIYELVTRLGNRYARIYDKT